A genomic window from Vitis riparia cultivar Riparia Gloire de Montpellier isolate 1030 chromosome 18, EGFV_Vit.rip_1.0, whole genome shotgun sequence includes:
- the LOC117907344 gene encoding putative UDP-glucuronate:xylan alpha-glucuronosyltransferase 3 isoform X2: MRGASPSPLETRLRLSASGEEGSKRRLQRSKDSKDVEKASHVPIQERNSNCKFPTLKLVLVIIICGTFVTLLHSPAVHNTDGPSDSLSRKSFVDRWIRESPADDPRYTSSLQINWDQISKVIEKLDDRNEYQGVGLLNFNDKENDDWKQLLPDAEHIVLHLDHVLNNITWESLYPEWIDEEEEFEVPSCPSLPRLPVPGKPRIDLIAVKLPCNKSGDWARDVARLHLQLAAARLAATAKSYHPVRVLLVTECFPIPNLFTCKELVAREGNIWLYEPNLNTMRGKLQLPVGSCELSVPLQAKDRFYSASAHREAYATILHSAHVYVCGAITAAQSIRMAGSTRDLVILVDKTISEYHRGGLEAAGWKIHTIERIRNPKAERDAYNEWNYSKFRLWQLTDYDKIIFIDADLLILRNIDFLFEMPEISAIGNNATLFNSGVMVIEPSNCTFQLLMDHINEIESYNGGDQGYLNEIFTWWHRIPKHMNFLKHFWEGDEEEKKEMKTRLFGADPPVLYVLHYLGLKPWLCFRDYDCNWNVDILQEFASNVAHKRWWKIHDAMPENLQKFCLLRSKQKAALEWDRRQAEKGNYTDGHWKIKIKDPRLQTCFEDFCFWESMLWHWGETNWTDNATATLPPPTTTTASLPSL; this comes from the exons ATGAGAGGAGCCTCCCCTAGCCCTTTAGAGACTCGCCTCCGACTGTCTGCTTCTGG TGAGGAAGGAAGCAAGAGAAGGCTCCAAAGAAGTAAAGACTCTAAAGATGTTGAGAAGGCCTCTCATGTTCCCATCCaagaaagaaattcaaattgCAAATTTCCTACGTTGAAACTTGtacttgttattattatctGTGGAACTTTCGTGACATTGCTCCACTCTCCAGCGGTCCATAATACAGATGGTCCATCTGATTCTTTATCTCG GAAAAGTTTTGTAGACAGATGGATAAGGGAGAGTCCTGCTGATGATCCACGCTATACTTCATCATTGCAAATTAACTGGGACCAAATCTCCAAAGTCATTGAGAAATTGGATGACAGGAATGAATATCAGGGAGTAGGCTTGTTAAACTTCAATGacaaagaaaatgatgattGGAAGCAACTGTTACCAGATGCCGAGCATATTGTTCTGCATCTGGACCATGTCTTGAACAACATTACTTGGGAATCTCTATACCCTGAATGGATAGATGAGGAGGAAGAATTTGAGGTTCCCAGTTGTCCTTCTCTGCCTAGACTTCCGGTCCCTGGAAAGCCACGGATAGATCTCATTGCTGTCAAGCTTCCCTGCAACAAGTCTGGAGACTGGGCAAGAGATGTGGCTCGTCTGCACTTGCAGCTTGCAGCGGCAAGGCTTGCTGCCACTGCTAAAAGTTATCATCCAGTCCGTGTACTTTTGGTGACTGAGTGCTTCCCAATCCCAAACCTCTTCACTTGCAAGGAACTTGTTGCACGTGAAGGAAATATTTGGCTGTACGAACCCAACCTGAATACGATGAGGGGAAAGCTTCAGCTTCCAGTTGGATCCTGTGAACTTTCAGTTCCTCTCCAGGCTAAAG ATCGGTTTTACTCAGCATCTGCACACCGAGAAGCATATGCAACAATCCTACATTCTGCACATGTATATGTCTGTGGGGCCATTACTGCAGCTCAGAGCATCCGCATGGCAGGTTCAACACGGGATCTTGTAATTCTTGTTGATAAAACAATCAGTGAGTATCATAGAGGAGGCTTAGAAGCGGCAGGTTGGAAAATTCATACTATTGAAAGAATTAGGAATCCAAAAGCTGAACGTGATGCCTACAATGAATGGAACTACAGCAAATTCCGTCTCTGGCAGTTGACAGACTATGATAAGATCATTTTCATTGATGCTGACCTGCTTATACTTAGGAATATCGACTTCCTATTTGAGATGCCAGAAATATCTGCGATAGGAAACAACGCCACCCTGTTCAACTCAGGCGTGATGGTGATTGAGCCATCAAATTGCACATTCCAGTTGTTGATGGATCACATCAATGAGATAGAGTCTTACAATGGTGGGGACCAGGGGTATCTGAACGAGATCTTCACATGGTGGCACCGGATTCCAAAACACATGAACTTTTTGAAGCACTTCTGGGAAGGTGACgaggaggagaagaaagagATGAAAACCCGTCTCTTTGGAGCTGATCCTCCAGTTCTTTATGTCCTCCACTACCTGGGTTTGAAGCCATGGCTGTGCTTTCGGGACTACGACTGCAACTGGAATGTGGACATATTGCAGGAGTTTGCAAGTAATGTTGCGCATAAAAGGTGGTGGAAGATTCACGACGCCATGCCAGAAAACCTGCAAAAGTTCTGCTTGCTTAGGTCCAAGCAGAAGGCGGCATTGGAATGGGATCGAAGACAAGCAGAGAAGGGCAATTACACAGATGGGCATtggaaaattaagataaaagatCCACGCTTACAGACATGCTTCGAAGATTTCTGCTTCTGGGAGAGCATGTTATGGCACTGGGGTGAAACAAATTGGACGGATAATGCAACTGCTACTCTGCCACCGCCTACAACGACCACGGCATCTCTCCCTTCTTTATaa
- the LOC117907344 gene encoding putative UDP-glucuronate:xylan alpha-glucuronosyltransferase 3 isoform X1, with the protein MRGASPSPLETRLRLSASGEEGSKRRLQRSKDSKDVEKASHVPIQERNSNCKFPTLKLVLVIIICGTFVTLLHSPAVHNTDGPSDSLSRKSFVDRWIRESPADDPRYTSSLQINWDQISKVIEKLDDRNEYQGVGLLNFNDKENDDWKQLLPDAEHIVLHLDHVLNNITWESLYPEWIDEEEEFEVPSCPSLPRLPVPGKPRIDLIAVKLPCNKSGDWARDVARLHLQLAAARLAATAKSYHPVRVLLVTECFPIPNLFTCKELVAREGNIWLYEPNLNTMRGKLQLPVGSCELSVPLQAKVDRFYSASAHREAYATILHSAHVYVCGAITAAQSIRMAGSTRDLVILVDKTISEYHRGGLEAAGWKIHTIERIRNPKAERDAYNEWNYSKFRLWQLTDYDKIIFIDADLLILRNIDFLFEMPEISAIGNNATLFNSGVMVIEPSNCTFQLLMDHINEIESYNGGDQGYLNEIFTWWHRIPKHMNFLKHFWEGDEEEKKEMKTRLFGADPPVLYVLHYLGLKPWLCFRDYDCNWNVDILQEFASNVAHKRWWKIHDAMPENLQKFCLLRSKQKAALEWDRRQAEKGNYTDGHWKIKIKDPRLQTCFEDFCFWESMLWHWGETNWTDNATATLPPPTTTTASLPSL; encoded by the exons ATGAGAGGAGCCTCCCCTAGCCCTTTAGAGACTCGCCTCCGACTGTCTGCTTCTGG TGAGGAAGGAAGCAAGAGAAGGCTCCAAAGAAGTAAAGACTCTAAAGATGTTGAGAAGGCCTCTCATGTTCCCATCCaagaaagaaattcaaattgCAAATTTCCTACGTTGAAACTTGtacttgttattattatctGTGGAACTTTCGTGACATTGCTCCACTCTCCAGCGGTCCATAATACAGATGGTCCATCTGATTCTTTATCTCG GAAAAGTTTTGTAGACAGATGGATAAGGGAGAGTCCTGCTGATGATCCACGCTATACTTCATCATTGCAAATTAACTGGGACCAAATCTCCAAAGTCATTGAGAAATTGGATGACAGGAATGAATATCAGGGAGTAGGCTTGTTAAACTTCAATGacaaagaaaatgatgattGGAAGCAACTGTTACCAGATGCCGAGCATATTGTTCTGCATCTGGACCATGTCTTGAACAACATTACTTGGGAATCTCTATACCCTGAATGGATAGATGAGGAGGAAGAATTTGAGGTTCCCAGTTGTCCTTCTCTGCCTAGACTTCCGGTCCCTGGAAAGCCACGGATAGATCTCATTGCTGTCAAGCTTCCCTGCAACAAGTCTGGAGACTGGGCAAGAGATGTGGCTCGTCTGCACTTGCAGCTTGCAGCGGCAAGGCTTGCTGCCACTGCTAAAAGTTATCATCCAGTCCGTGTACTTTTGGTGACTGAGTGCTTCCCAATCCCAAACCTCTTCACTTGCAAGGAACTTGTTGCACGTGAAGGAAATATTTGGCTGTACGAACCCAACCTGAATACGATGAGGGGAAAGCTTCAGCTTCCAGTTGGATCCTGTGAACTTTCAGTTCCTCTCCAGGCTAAAG TAGATCGGTTTTACTCAGCATCTGCACACCGAGAAGCATATGCAACAATCCTACATTCTGCACATGTATATGTCTGTGGGGCCATTACTGCAGCTCAGAGCATCCGCATGGCAGGTTCAACACGGGATCTTGTAATTCTTGTTGATAAAACAATCAGTGAGTATCATAGAGGAGGCTTAGAAGCGGCAGGTTGGAAAATTCATACTATTGAAAGAATTAGGAATCCAAAAGCTGAACGTGATGCCTACAATGAATGGAACTACAGCAAATTCCGTCTCTGGCAGTTGACAGACTATGATAAGATCATTTTCATTGATGCTGACCTGCTTATACTTAGGAATATCGACTTCCTATTTGAGATGCCAGAAATATCTGCGATAGGAAACAACGCCACCCTGTTCAACTCAGGCGTGATGGTGATTGAGCCATCAAATTGCACATTCCAGTTGTTGATGGATCACATCAATGAGATAGAGTCTTACAATGGTGGGGACCAGGGGTATCTGAACGAGATCTTCACATGGTGGCACCGGATTCCAAAACACATGAACTTTTTGAAGCACTTCTGGGAAGGTGACgaggaggagaagaaagagATGAAAACCCGTCTCTTTGGAGCTGATCCTCCAGTTCTTTATGTCCTCCACTACCTGGGTTTGAAGCCATGGCTGTGCTTTCGGGACTACGACTGCAACTGGAATGTGGACATATTGCAGGAGTTTGCAAGTAATGTTGCGCATAAAAGGTGGTGGAAGATTCACGACGCCATGCCAGAAAACCTGCAAAAGTTCTGCTTGCTTAGGTCCAAGCAGAAGGCGGCATTGGAATGGGATCGAAGACAAGCAGAGAAGGGCAATTACACAGATGGGCATtggaaaattaagataaaagatCCACGCTTACAGACATGCTTCGAAGATTTCTGCTTCTGGGAGAGCATGTTATGGCACTGGGGTGAAACAAATTGGACGGATAATGCAACTGCTACTCTGCCACCGCCTACAACGACCACGGCATCTCTCCCTTCTTTATaa